The following DNA comes from Novosphingobium sp. THN1.
GGCCCGACGCGATCTTCTTCGGTGCGGTTGGCTGGCCCGATACCGTGCCCGATCACATTTCGTTGTGGGGTTCGATCATCCAGTTCCGCCGTGAGTATGACCAGTATGTCAACCTCAGGCCGGTGCGCTTGATGCCGGGCGTACCCTGTCCGCTGGCAGGCCGGGAACCCGGTGACATCGACTTCTGGGTGGTCCGTGAGAATACCGAGGGCGAGTATTCTTCCGTGGGCGGGATCATGTTCCCCGGCACCGAGCGCGAGCTGGTGATCCAGGACACGGTGATGACCCGCGTCGGCGTGGATCGCGTGCTGCGCTATGCCTTCGATCTGGCGCAGACGCGTGAGCGCAAGCACCTGACCAGCGCGACCAAGTCCAACGGCATTGCCATCACTATGCCGTACTGGGACCAGCGCGTGGAGGCGGTCGCAGCGGAATACCCCGACGTTACCCATGACAAGTACCACATCGACATCCTGACTGCGCAGTTCGTGCTCAATCCGGATCGCTTTGACGTAGTGGTGGGCTCAAACCTGTTTGGCGACATCCTCTCTGACCTTGGGCCGGCCTGCACGGGCACGATCGGGGTTGCGCCTTCGGCCAATATCAATCCCGAGGGCAAGCACCCTTCGCTGTTCGAGCCGGTTCACGGCTCTGCGCCCGACATTGCGGGACAAGGTATCGCCAATCCGGTCGGCCAGATCTGGTCAGCCGCAATGATGCTGGAGCATCTGGGCGAAGCGGATGCCGCAGCCGCCATAATGCGGGCGGTGGAGCAAGTGCTGTCCACGCCGACGGCCCGCACCCGCGATCTCAAGGGTGCTGCCGGCACTGCCGAATGCGGCAAGGCCATCGCCGAGGCGCTGCAATAGCGCCGCGGCGGTTGGGGGGCAGGCGACAAGTTCTGCCGCAATCGCGCAGAACCACAGGCCATCATGTCGGCAGACATGACCTTTCAGGGGAAAATGCCGACAGCGAATCATAAGCTGGTCATGCCGGAAACGCCCGGCCATTCAGTCCGGAGGCCCATTGTGCGCAGGATTTCTCCATATATTTCAGCGGTGATTGCCGTGACGACGGTCGGGGCGGCGCTGGCTTCTTCAACGGCCAGTGCCCATGCGATCTGGTTTGCGCAGCGCGCCAAGCAGCTTGCCATGGTCTATGGCGTAGGCTCGGACGATCTTGACGCGGTGAAGCGCATGCCGCTCGTCACGTCGGTTACCGGCTACGATGCCGATGGCCTGCCGGTGACGGCGACGCTGCGCGCTGCAGGTGCAATTCCGGTGGTTGACAGTGATGAGCCGATGGCGGTGGTTGCTGCGGTGATGGACTATGGCATCTGGTCGAAGGACGCCGCCGGAACCTGGCACAACAAGGGCCTCGACGAGGTCAGGGACGCCACGGTGAGCGAGCATAACTACAAGTATGCGGTCCACATCAACCAGTTGCCGGCAAAGCCCATCCCGCTGATCCCGGGACACAAGCTGCAACTGATCCCGGCAGACAATGCCATTCCCCAGGCGATGGGGCAGCCAATCCGGCTTCGCGCGATGTTCGAGGGCAAGCCTGCTGCCAACGTGGCAATCATGCACGATTACGTGAATGACCCCGATCAAAAGCCATCCATGACCGACGCTCAGGGCTATGTCACGGTGCCGGTGCGCAATCAGGGGCTGAATGTGATTGTCGGCATTCTGGTCGGCCCGTCGGATAATCCGGCGAAGTACCGGCAGATGGAGTATCGCTCCTCGCTGACGTTCGTACTGCCGCACCTGCCGGAATAACCATGGCTTCGGGGAGATTTGCAATGAACATCAAGACAGTTACTGCGGCCTTGGCAGGGCTTTCGCTGATCGCCTTCGCGGTGCCTGCTGGCGCCCACGGCTCGATGAAACCGCTGCACGGCGGATTGGTGACGATGACCGGCGAGACTGTCGTCGAACTGGTGCGCGCCCCCAAGGGCGTTGATGTCTACATCACCGAAGAGGATGAGCCGCTGGCTGCCTCGGGCTTTTCCGGCAAGCTGATTGTCACGGCTGCCGGGGCCAAGGCGGAAACGCCACTGGCGGCGCAGGCGGGCAACCGCATGTCGGCACCGGGGCTCAAGATCCCGGCTGGCGCCAAGGTGGTGGTCGCCCTGACGGCCAAGGGTAGCGGGGCCAAGACCCTCGCTTCCTTCACGGTAAAGTGAGGCACTGATGGCCCGCCACACCGCCATCCCGGTTCCGCAAGGACTGCTGCGATGGGCAGGGTGGGCCATCGTCATTTTCATCATCATCGCCCTCAAGTCCGCTGCTCATGCCCACGGGGTGGGTGAGGACGACCGCGCCTTTATCGAAGGTGCCTCGGGCATGGCCATTGGCCCATACATGTACCTTGGTGCCAAGCACATGGTCACGGGATATGATCACCTGCTGTTCCTGGTGGGCGTGATCTTCTTCCTCTACCGGATGAAGGACGTCGGCACTTATGTGACCCTGTTTGCCATCGGGCACAGCACCACACTGCTGCTGGGCGTCCTGTTCGACATTCGTGCCAACCCCTACATCGTCGATGCTATCATCGGGCTTTCCGTCGTCTACAAGGCGCTGGACAACCTGGACGGGTTCAGGACGATGTTCGGCTGGGCACCCAATCCCAAGGCCGCAGTGCTGATCTTCGGCTTCTTCCACGGCTTCGGCCTTGCGACGAAGCTGCAGGACCTCACCCTGTCCTCAGACGGGCTTGTACCCAACCTGATCAGCTTCAACGTCGGCGTGGAGCTGGGCCAGTTCACGGCACTGGCGGCGATCCTGATCGTGATGAACCTGTGGCGCTCTACCGGCAGCTTCCGCCGCAGTGCGATTGCCGCCAATGCCG
Coding sequences within:
- a CDS encoding tartrate dehydrogenase — protein: MTTNTRKHAIAVIPGDGIGNEVMPEGMRVLEKAASLYGFELEQKWHEFSSCDYYARHGKMMPDNWKEEIGRPDAIFFGAVGWPDTVPDHISLWGSIIQFRREYDQYVNLRPVRLMPGVPCPLAGREPGDIDFWVVRENTEGEYSSVGGIMFPGTERELVIQDTVMTRVGVDRVLRYAFDLAQTRERKHLTSATKSNGIAITMPYWDQRVEAVAAEYPDVTHDKYHIDILTAQFVLNPDRFDVVVGSNLFGDILSDLGPACTGTIGVAPSANINPEGKHPSLFEPVHGSAPDIAGQGIANPVGQIWSAAMMLEHLGEADAAAAIMRAVEQVLSTPTARTRDLKGAAGTAECGKAIAEALQ
- a CDS encoding DUF4198 domain-containing protein, translating into MRRISPYISAVIAVTTVGAALASSTASAHAIWFAQRAKQLAMVYGVGSDDLDAVKRMPLVTSVTGYDADGLPVTATLRAAGAIPVVDSDEPMAVVAAVMDYGIWSKDAAGTWHNKGLDEVRDATVSEHNYKYAVHINQLPAKPIPLIPGHKLQLIPADNAIPQAMGQPIRLRAMFEGKPAANVAIMHDYVNDPDQKPSMTDAQGYVTVPVRNQGLNVIVGILVGPSDNPAKYRQMEYRSSLTFVLPHLPE
- a CDS encoding HupE/UreJ family protein, which translates into the protein MARHTAIPVPQGLLRWAGWAIVIFIIIALKSAAHAHGVGEDDRAFIEGASGMAIGPYMYLGAKHMVTGYDHLLFLVGVIFFLYRMKDVGTYVTLFAIGHSTTLLLGVLFDIRANPYIVDAIIGLSVVYKALDNLDGFRTMFGWAPNPKAAVLIFGFFHGFGLATKLQDLTLSSDGLVPNLISFNVGVELGQFTALAAILIVMNLWRSTGSFRRSAIAANAALMCAGFVLVGYQLTGYFTQGQAGVA